One part of the Bdellovibrio bacteriovorus genome encodes these proteins:
- a CDS encoding YgaP family membrane protein, protein MSVFPKNEGSLDRTLRVVVGLVLISLAFVGPANPWFLLGAIPLITGLIGWCPAYQIFGLNTCRYKKVMKM, encoded by the coding sequence ATGTCTGTCTTTCCAAAAAATGAAGGCTCTCTGGATCGGACTCTGAGGGTGGTGGTGGGATTGGTGCTGATCAGCCTGGCGTTCGTGGGGCCCGCCAATCCCTGGTTCTTGCTGGGAGCGATCCCCCTGATAACAGGGTTGATCGGCTGGTGTCCGGCTTATCAAATTTTCGGTCTTAATACTTGCCGCTATAAAAAGGTCATGAAGATGTAG
- a CDS encoding DUF5020 family protein translates to MTKNKILFHVLAFVLTTSVSAVSSAADWSQTNIQFLHGNEYKKGNDDSYSATVVTFEHLSSWAYGSNFFFFDITSPDTENSTAYYGEFSPALSLGKTGVFTPPEGVLKDVLLQLNFEIPQGPARRVNLGGVTFEWKDLWFDYLGTQFLYRDALGIDGHTGQLTVVWLKRFGGEVFPLEFSGFVDWAGQEGPLKDNVHTQANFLYDFNRRTQNKVPLKIGIEYKYWNNKYGIDGVVENVPQAKLLWIF, encoded by the coding sequence ATGACAAAAAACAAAATTCTATTTCATGTGCTTGCATTCGTATTAACGACATCTGTTTCTGCGGTCTCTTCTGCTGCGGACTGGTCACAAACCAACATTCAATTCCTGCATGGGAACGAATACAAAAAAGGCAATGACGACAGCTATTCAGCCACCGTCGTGACCTTTGAGCATTTAAGTTCCTGGGCCTATGGATCCAATTTCTTCTTCTTCGACATCACCAGCCCTGACACGGAAAACAGCACGGCCTATTACGGTGAGTTTTCTCCGGCCCTCAGTCTGGGGAAGACCGGCGTCTTTACGCCGCCGGAAGGGGTGCTGAAGGACGTTTTGTTGCAGTTGAATTTTGAAATCCCTCAGGGTCCGGCGCGCCGGGTGAACCTGGGCGGGGTGACCTTTGAATGGAAGGATCTGTGGTTTGACTATCTGGGTACTCAGTTCCTTTATCGCGATGCTTTGGGAATTGACGGGCATACCGGTCAGTTGACGGTGGTGTGGCTGAAACGTTTTGGCGGCGAAGTCTTCCCGCTGGAGTTTTCCGGTTTCGTGGACTGGGCCGGTCAGGAAGGTCCACTGAAGGACAATGTGCATACTCAGGCCAACTTCCTTTACGACTTCAATCGCCGCACCCAGAACAAGGTGCCACTGAAAATCGGCATTGAATACAAATACTGGAACAATAAATACGGCATCGACGGCGTGGTTGAAAACGTGCCCCAGGCCAAGCTTCTTTGGATCTTTTAA
- a CDS encoding methyl-accepting chemotaxis protein, whose product MNFKAQFKGLRGKLLGVAVLPLIALSVTAWISFQGFSQIGAMLNESYEVYVPNIRLLGQLNLNRANIGYFTFAALANKEDMKNRENFVGLLDRSVDAYKAAMAEYEKQNYIEGEAEAFRAMKDNYPKYLEYTKQVREALLRGTPADFEYVVSLVDKGGPWQVLQIQIDHTITKIYQMYTDISKSNNDLQKKERAQKASLIVGVALGSSLVLFLIMLWIANRVSGSVGRVVGALTEISQNVSGAISQLSVAGQALSTSSTEAAASLEETVASLEEMTSMVSRNSDSAKQASSLADDSSSVAKEGEREINGLIESMSQISRDSKKIEEIIHVIDDIAFQTNLLALNAAVEAARAGEQGKGFAVVAEAVRALAQRSATAAKEINGLIKESVERTEKGSVVADNSGQVLTRIVSSVEQVVVLNREIAQASSEQSQGISQISKAMNQLDQASQSNAASSEEIAATAGEIERRAHELQQQVQILSSEVLGAS is encoded by the coding sequence ATGAATTTCAAAGCTCAATTTAAAGGTCTGCGTGGAAAACTTCTGGGCGTGGCGGTTCTGCCGTTGATTGCGCTGTCGGTGACGGCGTGGATCAGCTTTCAGGGCTTCAGTCAGATCGGAGCCATGCTGAACGAATCTTATGAAGTCTATGTTCCGAACATCCGTTTGCTGGGACAGTTGAATTTGAATCGCGCCAATATTGGCTATTTCACCTTTGCCGCTTTGGCGAATAAAGAGGACATGAAAAACCGCGAAAACTTTGTCGGCCTGCTCGATCGTTCTGTTGATGCTTACAAGGCCGCGATGGCGGAATATGAAAAGCAGAATTATATTGAGGGCGAAGCAGAGGCATTCCGCGCAATGAAGGACAATTATCCGAAATATCTAGAGTACACCAAGCAGGTGCGTGAAGCTTTGCTGCGCGGAACTCCGGCGGACTTTGAATATGTGGTGAGCCTTGTGGATAAGGGGGGACCTTGGCAGGTTCTGCAGATCCAGATCGATCACACCATCACTAAAATTTATCAGATGTACACAGACATCAGTAAATCAAACAATGACCTGCAGAAAAAAGAACGGGCCCAGAAAGCCTCTTTGATTGTTGGCGTTGCGTTGGGTTCATCGTTGGTGCTGTTCCTGATTATGTTGTGGATTGCAAACCGTGTGTCCGGCTCTGTCGGTCGTGTTGTCGGGGCCCTGACTGAAATCAGTCAGAATGTCTCTGGCGCGATTTCCCAGCTTTCGGTGGCAGGTCAGGCCTTGTCGACGTCTTCCACGGAAGCCGCCGCATCCCTGGAAGAAACCGTGGCCTCTTTGGAGGAAATGACTTCCATGGTTTCGCGCAACTCTGACAGCGCGAAACAGGCGTCTTCTTTGGCGGATGATTCTTCGTCGGTGGCCAAAGAAGGGGAGCGTGAGATCAACGGATTGATTGAATCCATGTCTCAGATTTCCCGCGACTCCAAAAAAATTGAAGAGATCATCCACGTTATTGATGATATCGCCTTCCAGACGAACCTGCTGGCGTTGAATGCCGCCGTCGAAGCGGCCCGCGCGGGAGAGCAGGGGAAGGGCTTTGCGGTCGTGGCCGAAGCCGTTCGGGCCCTGGCGCAGCGTTCAGCCACCGCAGCCAAAGAAATCAATGGCCTGATCAAGGAAAGTGTCGAGCGAACTGAAAAAGGCAGCGTCGTGGCTGACAATTCCGGCCAGGTGCTGACCCGAATCGTGTCTTCCGTTGAGCAGGTTGTGGTGCTGAACCGCGAGATTGCCCAGGCCAGCAGCGAGCAGTCGCAGGGCATTTCTCAGATTAGCAAGGCCATGAATCAGTTGGATCAGGCGTCGCAAAGCAATGCGGCTTCTTCAGAGGAAATCGCCGCAACAGCCGGGGAAATCGAGCGTCGCGCCCACGAGCTGCAGCAGCAGGTTCAGATATTGAGTTCAGAAGTTCTTGGGGCCAGTTGA
- a CDS encoding protein-disulfide reductase DsbD family protein: protein MRFSLFYVVAILLSLFASPKSWAADPNDTDPLLAETKVVPYEWSPGQGGNIEIKMTLPEGYHAYEDKFSVVILEPDGFKVAPFKIEPIVEWHDKFSKKMRSGMEKAATLTAHIEAPHRFLKKHTKMKMELTYQACSDQFCLFPTTKLIEVPIVVTMVEGEAQIKDAEVQPMVAPTEFFDTANFQKYLGSSMIAGLIFVFFAGIFTSFTPCIFPMIPITLAVLGNHSNERTRLQNFFTSCIYVLGIATTYSLLGLAAASSGGLFGASLGNPYVLTVVCAIFLAMALSMYGLYDLQVPAFLRNKLGRGTKKQGVIGVYLTGLFAGIVASPCVGPVLVAILTYVASTQNKMMGFLYLFVYALGLGLIFIVLGLFNQLANALPRSGPWMNAFKFILGTLMLSAFYYYLELLLPARWFDGALAIGLIVLASIYGAFLPAKGQSALRHIQKGLMQALLVVGIGYAVIAVLDLRPYIRGQMIGGASINQIQKLNWQPYSEAALAQATKDQKPVIIDFWAEWCAACHELEEHTFTDPRVRAMSENYVLLKFDATKDSPELRELKKKYHIQGLPTVVFINPHGVWIDALTLTQFEKAPEFLRRMEKGRQ from the coding sequence ATGAGATTCAGCCTGTTTTACGTTGTTGCCATTCTGCTTTCCCTGTTCGCAAGTCCTAAGTCTTGGGCTGCTGATCCCAATGACACAGACCCTTTGCTGGCTGAAACCAAAGTCGTGCCTTACGAATGGAGTCCGGGTCAGGGCGGCAATATCGAAATTAAAATGACGCTCCCCGAAGGATATCACGCCTATGAAGACAAATTCAGCGTGGTGATTCTTGAACCAGATGGCTTCAAAGTGGCTCCGTTCAAGATTGAGCCGATCGTTGAGTGGCACGACAAGTTCTCAAAAAAAATGCGCAGCGGAATGGAAAAAGCCGCAACCCTCACTGCGCATATTGAAGCCCCTCACCGTTTCCTGAAAAAACACACCAAAATGAAAATGGAGCTCACCTATCAGGCGTGTTCAGATCAGTTCTGTCTGTTCCCGACCACAAAACTGATTGAAGTTCCGATTGTGGTGACCATGGTGGAAGGTGAAGCTCAGATCAAAGACGCCGAAGTGCAACCAATGGTTGCGCCAACAGAGTTCTTTGATACGGCCAACTTCCAGAAATACCTGGGAAGCAGCATGATCGCCGGATTGATCTTTGTGTTCTTTGCCGGGATCTTCACCAGTTTCACGCCGTGCATCTTCCCGATGATTCCAATCACACTGGCTGTTTTGGGAAATCATTCCAACGAAAGAACTCGTCTGCAGAACTTTTTCACCAGTTGCATTTATGTTCTGGGGATTGCCACAACGTATTCACTGCTGGGCCTGGCGGCAGCCTCCAGTGGCGGACTGTTCGGAGCCAGCCTCGGGAATCCTTATGTTCTGACCGTCGTGTGTGCGATCTTCCTGGCAATGGCACTGTCCATGTATGGTCTTTATGATCTGCAGGTGCCGGCCTTCCTGCGCAACAAACTGGGGCGCGGAACCAAAAAACAGGGTGTCATCGGGGTCTATCTGACAGGACTGTTTGCCGGTATCGTGGCCAGCCCTTGCGTCGGACCGGTGCTGGTGGCGATTTTGACTTATGTGGCCTCCACGCAGAACAAGATGATGGGCTTCCTTTATCTGTTCGTTTACGCCCTGGGGCTGGGTCTGATTTTCATCGTGTTGGGACTTTTCAACCAACTGGCCAATGCCCTGCCCCGCTCTGGTCCGTGGATGAATGCTTTCAAATTCATTCTTGGAACACTGATGCTTTCTGCGTTCTATTATTATCTGGAGCTGCTGCTGCCAGCGCGCTGGTTTGACGGGGCCCTGGCCATCGGCCTGATTGTTCTGGCCAGCATCTATGGTGCCTTCCTGCCCGCGAAAGGCCAAAGCGCCCTTCGTCACATTCAAAAAGGTCTGATGCAGGCCCTGCTGGTGGTGGGTATTGGTTACGCCGTGATTGCGGTGCTGGATCTGCGCCCGTATATCCGCGGGCAGATGATCGGTGGCGCCAGCATCAATCAGATCCAGAAACTGAACTGGCAGCCTTATTCGGAAGCCGCTCTGGCTCAAGCCACCAAAGATCAAAAGCCGGTGATCATCGACTTCTGGGCGGAATGGTGTGCCGCCTGCCACGAATTGGAAGAGCACACATTCACCGACCCGCGCGTGCGTGCAATGTCCGAAAATTATGTGCTTTTGAAGTTTGATGCGACCAAGGATTCACCGGAACTGCGTGAACTGAAAAAGAAATATCACATCCAGGGCCTGCCGACGGTGGTGTTCATCAACCCACACGGTGTGTGGATTGATGCTTTGACTCTGACTCAGTTTGAAAAAGCTCCGGAATTCCTGAGAAGAATGGAAAAGGGCCGCCAGTAA
- the motA gene encoding flagellar motor stator protein MotA: MGFVGILVVFVMVFGGFLIAGGNMSVIIKAAPLELMIIGGAALGAYIIANPMKVIKAGFKMSIKAMTAKGPQKQDYVELLQMMFQLFQAFRKEGPQGIEKHIEEPDKSDIFKAYPSFMHNHHAVHFLCDTMKITLSAEMSPYDVDDLLDADIKAIHHEEHMAVHAVQTVADGFPGLGIVAAVLGIVKTMAHLTDGVEKIGALVASALVGTMLGVFGAYGLIGPTATKMGADIDAEGRYLGCIKAAMVALQRGAPPIVCVEYARRSIMPEERPSFEEVDKATKEIKKAA, from the coding sequence ATGGGTTTTGTAGGTATATTAGTTGTATTCGTGATGGTGTTCGGCGGCTTCCTTATAGCCGGCGGTAACATGTCCGTGATCATCAAGGCGGCCCCTCTGGAGCTGATGATTATCGGGGGCGCGGCCCTCGGAGCGTACATTATTGCCAATCCGATGAAGGTTATCAAAGCCGGATTCAAAATGAGTATCAAAGCAATGACGGCCAAAGGACCTCAAAAGCAGGACTACGTCGAACTGTTGCAGATGATGTTCCAGTTGTTCCAGGCTTTCCGTAAAGAAGGTCCTCAGGGTATTGAAAAACACATCGAGGAACCGGACAAGAGTGACATCTTTAAAGCTTATCCAAGTTTCATGCACAATCATCATGCGGTTCACTTTCTTTGCGACACGATGAAAATCACGCTGTCTGCAGAAATGTCCCCTTACGATGTTGATGATTTGCTGGATGCCGACATCAAAGCGATTCACCACGAAGAACACATGGCGGTTCACGCCGTGCAAACAGTGGCCGATGGTTTCCCGGGTCTGGGGATCGTTGCCGCGGTTTTGGGTATCGTTAAAACGATGGCCCACTTGACGGACGGGGTTGAAAAGATCGGTGCCTTGGTTGCAAGCGCCCTGGTTGGAACGATGTTGGGGGTTTTCGGTGCTTACGGTCTGATTGGTCCGACGGCGACGAAGATGGGTGCCGATATCGATGCTGAAGGCCGTTACCTTGGCTGTATCAAAGCGGCGATGGTGGCTTTGCAGCGTGGTGCGCCTCCGATTGTGTGTGTCGAGTACGCTCGCCGTTCTATTATGCCTGAAGAAAGACCTTCTTTTGAGGAAGTTGACAAAGCTACCAAAGAAATCAAGAAAGCAGCTTAA
- a CDS encoding flagellar motor protein MotB translates to MAEKKQTIVIKKIIVSGGGHHGGSWKVALADFMTALMAFFLVMWLVGQSEETKKAVSDYFSTPSVIEYNFQNFGAEITLEKLFLDILNEPLKAFQSFMEPADKTPNLLDMGSTKVVAAYLADQMTDVAKNVTVTPDGYDFDIPDYMLFERGTSTPNANFVKVMDKIKGITTGLKDADIKLTSGLFIQAVPDGSVMSANKVASERFDIVRAKIMASLENNTVNVSGGISVKEKRGEIDPAKLVGFIRVKIAQKEITSDGHKPRKLETLFGPSRVDMSVYDSFVNQISNRKAAEKKDLKQQVDQDLKEETGITDPLMQTE, encoded by the coding sequence ATGGCAGAAAAGAAACAGACGATCGTTATCAAAAAGATCATAGTTTCCGGCGGCGGTCACCACGGGGGTTCCTGGAAGGTGGCCTTGGCCGACTTTATGACGGCCTTGATGGCGTTCTTCCTCGTTATGTGGCTGGTGGGGCAATCTGAAGAAACCAAAAAAGCGGTTTCCGATTATTTCTCCACGCCTTCTGTTATTGAATACAACTTCCAGAACTTCGGTGCTGAAATCACTCTGGAAAAACTTTTCCTGGATATTCTGAATGAGCCGTTGAAGGCCTTCCAGAGTTTCATGGAGCCGGCAGATAAAACTCCGAACCTGCTGGACATGGGCTCCACAAAAGTGGTGGCGGCTTATCTTGCGGATCAGATGACAGATGTGGCGAAGAACGTCACGGTCACTCCGGATGGGTATGACTTTGATATTCCTGACTACATGCTGTTTGAGCGTGGCACATCCACGCCGAATGCAAACTTTGTGAAAGTCATGGACAAGATCAAGGGAATCACCACCGGTTTGAAGGATGCGGATATCAAGCTGACTTCGGGTCTGTTCATTCAGGCGGTTCCGGATGGCAGTGTGATGTCGGCGAACAAGGTGGCTTCTGAGCGCTTTGACATTGTTCGTGCCAAAATCATGGCTTCACTTGAAAACAACACGGTGAATGTTTCCGGTGGCATCAGTGTGAAGGAAAAGCGCGGTGAAATTGATCCAGCCAAACTGGTTGGTTTTATCCGTGTGAAGATCGCGCAGAAAGAAATCACTTCCGACGGTCATAAGCCACGCAAGCTCGAAACCCTGTTTGGCCCGTCCCGTGTGGATATGTCTGTGTATGACAGCTTTGTGAATCAGATCAGCAACCGCAAAGCGGCTGAAAAGAAGGACCTGAAACAGCAAGTGGATCAGGACCTGAAAGAAGAAACGGGTATTACAGATCCGTTGATGCAGACAGAATAA
- a CDS encoding TorF family putative porin, which produces MRRYIAFAIILISTLGATAAKASTSPTFALSGDVSLLSHYVEHGLSQSDNSPALQGSFWFNFGSQFRLGVWGSNTNYEHGDDHFNLRMNAEVKVDFSQNAQLEIGYTKSQYYNGGDHNGDLLSLHLNLWKSRIMYDTNSNWEATHEKSERFAFGNIMDVFGGWKWNNEIGYNTPDVETINPYFDARTGLGTKWGVIFFEGALTATSESSQFDGAGDYFFILSASTDL; this is translated from the coding sequence ATGCGAAGATACATTGCTTTTGCCATTATTCTGATCAGCACTTTGGGGGCCACGGCCGCCAAAGCCAGCACGTCTCCAACCTTTGCGCTGTCCGGTGATGTGAGCCTGCTTTCCCACTATGTGGAGCACGGTCTTTCTCAATCCGACAACTCCCCGGCTTTGCAGGGATCATTCTGGTTCAACTTCGGCTCCCAGTTCCGCCTGGGGGTTTGGGGCTCGAACACGAACTATGAACATGGTGACGACCACTTCAACCTGCGCATGAATGCGGAAGTGAAAGTGGACTTCTCACAGAATGCACAACTGGAAATCGGTTACACCAAAAGTCAGTACTACAATGGTGGCGACCACAATGGGGACCTGCTCAGCCTGCATCTGAATCTGTGGAAATCACGCATCATGTACGACACGAACTCCAACTGGGAAGCCACTCATGAAAAATCCGAACGCTTTGCTTTCGGCAATATCATGGATGTCTTCGGCGGCTGGAAGTGGAATAACGAAATCGGTTACAACACACCGGACGTGGAAACAATCAATCCGTACTTTGATGCACGAACCGGGCTGGGAACAAAATGGGGTGTGATCTTCTTTGAAGGAGCCCTCACCGCGACCAGTGAAAGCTCCCAATTTGACGGGGCTGGAGATTATTTCTTTATTCTGTCTGCATCAACGGATCTGTAA
- a CDS encoding exonuclease domain-containing protein gives MNLDLPLNEYTYVAFDTETSGAYPVGHDVVEFGAVKWYKGEEVGRLQFLFKPRELMTDFIIGIHGITNEMVADAPLITEKIREIHEFFKGAIVMAHHAPFDLGFMAIDFEKNQLPLLPEPALCTSLLSRKWIHGVENHKLQTLVRHLNIDGGQAHRAYDDAKACLQVGLACFAKMPPEMTLAGAIKSQGKNLWWKDYSLASLSAPQFKSIIEAIQTKKDVDMVYEGGSDRGSTRRVTPIGIVRNPDGDYLQAFCHKDQAAKRYYLNRISDAQIIWI, from the coding sequence ATGAATCTTGATTTGCCACTGAATGAATACACATATGTCGCCTTTGATACCGAAACCAGCGGAGCTTATCCGGTCGGGCATGACGTGGTCGAGTTTGGCGCGGTGAAGTGGTATAAGGGTGAAGAAGTCGGCCGTCTGCAGTTTTTGTTCAAGCCGCGCGAACTGATGACGGATTTCATTATTGGCATTCATGGCATCACCAATGAAATGGTGGCTGATGCTCCGTTGATCACCGAAAAGATCCGCGAGATTCATGAATTCTTCAAAGGCGCGATTGTGATGGCCCACCACGCTCCGTTCGATTTGGGCTTTATGGCCATTGATTTTGAAAAAAACCAACTGCCGTTGTTGCCCGAACCGGCATTGTGCACCAGCCTTCTGTCCCGTAAATGGATTCATGGCGTGGAAAACCACAAGCTGCAAACTCTGGTCAGACATCTGAATATTGATGGGGGCCAGGCTCACCGCGCCTATGACGATGCGAAGGCCTGCCTGCAAGTGGGCTTGGCGTGTTTTGCAAAGATGCCGCCAGAAATGACTTTGGCCGGAGCCATCAAAAGTCAGGGGAAGAATCTGTGGTGGAAGGATTATTCTTTGGCGTCCTTAAGCGCGCCCCAGTTTAAGTCCATCATCGAAGCGATTCAGACCAAAAAAGATGTCGATATGGTTTACGAGGGTGGATCAGACCGAGGTTCCACCCGTCGTGTGACCCCGATTGGTATTGTCAGAAATCCGGACGGGGATTACCTGCAGGCGTTCTGCCACAAGGATCAGGCGGCCAAACGTTATTATTTGAACCGCATCAGCGATGCCCAGATCATCTGGATCTAG
- the hflX gene encoding GTPase HflX, whose amino-acid sequence MNENETTPLKAVLVGIQLQRTSDQELKGSLTELSRLVTTLGYEVVGQMSQRRSSTKTANVLGDGKLKELAQWTGGTGKVSPNFVKKKHKAALRFKKDEEEDDLFGDDVEEVFEVEEGAEDMDSSGDTTPQEKAQVVVIDCDLSPSQLRNLESATGAQVLDRTGVIIEIFSRHARTRAARLQVEIARLTYVAPRMRESTAGDDRQGGGGKGAGETSIELDRRKIRDRIKELKQELASISQELDTRRARREQELTIALVGYTNAGKSSLMRALTGSDVLVADKLFATLDTTVRVLYPETRPKMLVSDTVGFIKKLPHDLVASFKSTLDEAANASLLLYTVDCSDPTFRSQLEVTRTVLAEVGAQDIPSMLIFNKRDRLSQEEEAELAKEFPEAHFMSAKNPDDIAALHTKLVKHFENAMVEEDVLIPYTTQGAIGDIRAKMRVLSENYEANGVMLKVRARKEDLEQIKERFGLAPGKGKKKKLSWNIDEE is encoded by the coding sequence ATGAACGAAAACGAAACCACCCCTCTTAAGGCCGTCCTTGTCGGCATTCAACTTCAACGCACTTCAGATCAGGAACTCAAAGGTTCTTTGACCGAACTTTCCCGTCTGGTCACAACCCTTGGCTATGAAGTTGTCGGTCAGATGTCCCAGCGTCGCAGCTCTACAAAAACCGCGAACGTCCTGGGTGATGGCAAACTGAAAGAGCTGGCGCAGTGGACTGGTGGAACCGGCAAAGTCAGCCCGAACTTCGTTAAGAAAAAGCACAAGGCCGCCCTTCGCTTTAAAAAAGACGAGGAAGAAGACGATCTTTTCGGTGATGACGTCGAAGAAGTCTTCGAGGTTGAAGAAGGCGCTGAAGACATGGATTCTTCCGGCGACACAACTCCGCAGGAAAAAGCCCAGGTTGTGGTTATTGACTGCGATCTTTCCCCGTCCCAGTTGCGCAACCTTGAAAGCGCCACCGGTGCCCAGGTTTTGGACCGCACCGGGGTGATCATTGAAATCTTCAGTCGCCACGCACGCACTCGCGCCGCCCGTCTGCAGGTTGAAATTGCGCGTTTGACGTACGTGGCTCCACGCATGCGTGAGTCCACCGCCGGCGATGACCGTCAAGGTGGTGGCGGCAAAGGGGCTGGTGAAACCAGTATCGAGCTGGATCGTCGTAAGATCCGCGACCGCATCAAGGAACTGAAGCAGGAACTGGCCTCAATTTCCCAGGAACTTGATACTCGCCGCGCGCGCCGTGAACAGGAACTGACCATCGCGCTGGTGGGCTACACCAATGCCGGCAAGTCTTCCCTGATGCGTGCGTTGACTGGCAGTGACGTGCTGGTGGCAGACAAACTGTTTGCAACTCTGGATACCACCGTTCGTGTTCTTTATCCGGAAACCCGCCCCAAGATGCTTGTCTCTGACACCGTCGGATTCATTAAAAAACTGCCGCATGATCTGGTGGCGTCCTTCAAATCCACTTTAGATGAAGCGGCGAATGCCTCTTTGCTGTTGTATACAGTGGACTGTTCTGACCCGACCTTCCGTTCTCAACTGGAAGTCACCCGCACCGTCCTGGCAGAGGTCGGCGCGCAGGACATCCCAAGCATGCTGATCTTCAACAAACGTGATCGCCTGTCCCAGGAAGAAGAGGCGGAACTTGCGAAGGAGTTCCCGGAAGCTCACTTCATGTCTGCAAAGAATCCTGACGACATCGCAGCTTTGCACACCAAACTTGTGAAGCACTTTGAAAATGCCATGGTCGAAGAAGATGTTCTGATCCCGTACACCACTCAGGGTGCCATCGGTGACATCCGCGCAAAAATGCGCGTGCTTTCAGAAAACTATGAAGCCAACGGCGTGATGCTGAAAGTTCGCGCTCGCAAAGAAGACCTGGAGCAAATCAAAGAACGCTTCGGTCTGGCCCCAGGCAAAGGCAAAAAGAAAAAGCTCAGTTGGAACATCGACGAAGAATAA
- a CDS encoding C1 family peptidase, with amino-acid sequence MRSTLIVILFLTAFPFPQAHADNCSISSIQLQAKQIAQGYQKYDMSMEIDSLTGRMQRCKIPSRRLGVPETFYPTLRTQTLRAEFNRIQVDMEQYANTGRINEFVEAYTAYGKALGFPPNILKSFTNGLKAKAEKSYAREKQSCKPMDVSKEMGPVRNQDSIGWCYAFAAADVLSFKLKKKISAADIAVNYNDSLFNTGAKYVGVKAGSLEGGFPSSALEGAIEKGLCLEKDFPSEDNINGEFQELITQIDKLGRDEITSWSAPNCEKVYQTSRRLFPNVSTKDLEHILKTSSRADFIDQMANRTCKQRIKTDLKVSSPWTFREKSLGDEIDEQLSAKNPVVLSYDAQGLGDRRDYSQLGMHASVLVGRRFNEKSGQCEYLLRNSWGRSCGYYDPSYQCKEGNIWIPKADIVKRGKGATYVK; translated from the coding sequence ATGCGCAGCACATTGATCGTAATCCTATTTTTGACGGCTTTTCCTTTCCCACAGGCTCATGCCGATAACTGCAGCATTTCCAGCATCCAACTTCAGGCAAAGCAGATTGCCCAGGGCTATCAAAAATACGATATGTCGATGGAGATCGACTCACTGACCGGTCGCATGCAGCGATGCAAGATTCCCAGCCGCAGACTGGGTGTGCCTGAAACTTTCTATCCGACCCTGCGCACGCAAACACTTCGAGCTGAATTCAACCGCATCCAGGTCGACATGGAACAATATGCGAACACAGGTCGAATCAATGAATTTGTCGAGGCCTACACCGCCTACGGTAAAGCCCTGGGTTTTCCTCCGAACATTCTGAAGTCCTTCACGAACGGCCTGAAAGCGAAGGCTGAAAAATCCTATGCGCGCGAAAAACAATCCTGCAAACCCATGGACGTCAGCAAAGAAATGGGCCCGGTGCGAAATCAGGATTCGATCGGCTGGTGTTATGCCTTTGCTGCTGCGGATGTATTGTCCTTCAAACTGAAAAAGAAAATCTCGGCCGCGGACATCGCCGTCAACTATAACGACAGCCTGTTCAACACCGGGGCCAAATACGTCGGCGTCAAAGCCGGCAGCCTTGAGGGCGGCTTCCCGTCCAGCGCCCTGGAAGGGGCCATCGAAAAAGGCCTTTGTCTTGAGAAAGACTTCCCCAGCGAAGACAACATCAACGGTGAATTTCAGGAACTGATCACCCAGATCGACAAACTAGGACGGGACGAGATCACTTCGTGGTCGGCCCCGAACTGTGAAAAGGTCTATCAGACCTCGCGCCGTCTGTTTCCGAACGTCAGCACCAAGGATCTGGAACACATCCTGAAAACTTCTTCGCGCGCGGATTTCATCGACCAGATGGCCAACCGCACATGCAAACAGCGCATCAAGACAGATTTGAAGGTCTCCTCTCCATGGACCTTCCGCGAAAAATCTTTGGGTGATGAAATCGATGAACAACTGAGCGCGAAAAATCCGGTTGTTCTCAGTTACGATGCACAGGGCCTGGGCGACCGCCGCGACTATTCCCAACTGGGAATGCACGCGAGTGTTCTGGTCGGCCGCAGATTCAATGAAAAATCCGGGCAGTGCGAGTACCTGCTAAGAAATTCCTGGGGCCGCAGTTGTGGTTACTATGATCCTTCTTACCAGTGCAAAGAGGGCAACATCTGGATTCCTAAAGCGGATATCGTAAAACGAGGCAAGGGTGCAACATATGTTAAGTAG